The following coding sequences are from one Odontesthes bonariensis isolate fOdoBon6 chromosome 10, fOdoBon6.hap1, whole genome shotgun sequence window:
- the htr6 gene encoding 5-hydroxytryptamine receptor 6 has protein sequence MTDSHLSGSAGSYNSSSLTTSNWNITGSGPWLLAFMLTVIILVTICGNTLLIALVFAHRSLRCTSNCFLVSLFFSDLMVALVVMPPAMLNVLCGAWVLWPAFCPVWLCFDVMCCSASILNLCVISLDRYLFIISPLRYKQRMTPPRALLLVGAAWGLAALASFLPIEMKWHSLGYGSGYSLFPEVISNISSFSDKLYPQSYFQMSPSGGPSFQCRLQVTLPFALVASVLTFFLPSSAICFTYCRILLAARRQARRVAALSNPPHPHPSLGEPSRPPSSGVAVGQAQQDGNDCNHHAPPMSQNVLPSVNSERRLAHRQGRRALKASLTLGVLLGLFFSTWLPFFITNMAQAVCECVPLALFDAITWLGYCNSTMNPIIYPLFMRDFKRALAKLLPCCSSRSPRRPSPVLSISLRNSGEAKVGSDPPSPLASDPTHPPATATDAVNLLDAEQAGIELPLLLPNQVDTLD, from the exons ATGACGGACTCTCACCTTTCTGGCTCAGCGGGCAGCTACAACAGCAGCTCTCTCACCACCAGTAACTGGAACATCACTGGCAGCGGACCTTGGTTGTTGGCCTTCATGCTGACTGTCATCATCCTCGTGACCATCTGTGGCAACACGTTGCTGATTGCTTTGGTGTTTGCGCATCGCTCTTTGCGCTGCACCTCAAACTGCTTCCTGGTCTCTTTGTTCTTCTCTGACCTAATGGTGGCGTTGGTGGTCATGCCCCCAGCCATGCTCAATGTGCTGTGTGGGGCTTGGGTGCTGTGGCCTGCCTTTTGCCCAGTTTGGCTTTGCTTTGATGTCATGTGCTGCAGTGCGTCCATCCTCAACCTGTGCGTGATCAGCCTGGACCGTTACCTCTTCATCATCTCGCCACTGCGCTACAAGCAGAGGATGACCCCACCTCGTGCGTTACTTCTGGTAGGTGCTGCTTGGGGGTTGGCAGCACTGGCCTCCTTCCTCCCCATAGAGATGAAGTGGCACAGTTTAGGTTATGGCAGTGGATATTCACTGTTTCCTGAAGTCATCAGCAACATCAGCTCCTTCTCTGACAAACTATACCCACAATCCTATTTCCAGATGTCACCATCAGGAGGCCCCTCCTTTCAGTGCCGCCTACAGGTCACCCTGCCCTTTGCTCTGGTGGCATCTGTGCTCACCTTCTTTCTGCCGTCCAGCGCCATTTGCTTCACCTATTGTCGGATCCTTCTGGCAGCACGAAGACAGGCAAGGAGAGTTGCAGCACTGAGCAACCCCCCACATCCACATCCTTCCCTTGGAGAACCTTCTCGACCTCCTTCATCTGGGGTTGCAGTAGGGCAAGCTCAGCAGGATGGAAATGACTGCAATCACCACGCACCTCCTATGTCACAAAATGTACTG CCTTCAGTGAACAGTGAGCGCCGTCTGGCTCACAGGCAGGGTCGGAGGGCACTGAAGGCCAGCCTCACACTAGGAGTCCTACTGGGACTTTTCTTCAGCACTTGGTTACCTTTTTTCATCACCAACATGGCTCAG GCGGTGTGTGAGTGCGTCCCCCTTGCACTCTTCGACGCCATCACCTGGCTGGGTTACTGCAACAGCACAATGAACCCCATCATCTACCCGCTGTTCATGAGGGACTTCAAGCGAGCGCTGGCAAAGCTCCTGCCCTGCTGTTCCTCCCGGTCACCCAGAAGACCCTCACCAGTGCTCTCCATCTCTCTACGCAACTCAGGAGAGGCCAAAGTCGGCAGCGACCCCCCCTCACCTCTGGCCTCtgaccccacccacccccccGCCACTGCTACTGATGCTGTCAACCTGCTCGATGCTGAGCAGGCTGGCATTGAGTTGCCTCTGCTTCTTCCCAATCAGGTTGACACCCTCGACTGA
- the micos10 gene encoding MICOS complex subunit MIC10, translated as MSEKELGKKWDRCLADGAIKLGTGLGLGIVFSVLFFKRHTWPISFGSGAGLGMAYANCQNDLRSHYLQHRHEKAQ; from the exons ATGTCTGAGAAGGAGCTGGGAAAAAAGTGGGACCGGTGCCTAGCAGACGGTGCCATTAAACTAG gTACCGGACTGGGTTTAGGAATTGTGTTTTCTGTCCTGTTTTTCAAAA ggCACACATGGCCGATTTCATTTGGCTCAGGAGCTGGACTTGGCATGGCGTATGCCAACTGTCAAAATGACTTAAGGTCACATTATCTGCAGCACAGACATGAAAAG GCGCAGTAA
- the sike1 gene encoding suppressor of IKBKE 1, which produces MACTLEKVLGDARTLLERLKEHDTAAEGLIEQSGALSRRVQGMTEVGNALPDKHTEDSSEIQELTKYKPHVLLTQENTQIKELQRENKELWLSLEEHQYTLELIMGRYRKQMLQLMMAKKELDTKPVLSLHEDHAKEVQGQVERICEMGQVMRKAVQVDDQRYCTVRERLAQLEIENKELRDLLDISKGSVKILREENDQPAKAVTAWEQSPQPGSNE; this is translated from the exons ATGGCCTGCACTTTAGAAAAAGTGTTGGGCGATGCTCGGACCCTTCTCGAAAGGTTGAAAGAGCACGACACGGCCGCCGAGGGACTGATAGAGCAGTCCGGGGCCCTCAGCCGGAGAGTGCAGGGCATGACGGAGGTGGGAAATGCTCTTCCAGACAAG CACACAGAAGACAGCTCAGAGATTCAGGAGCTTACGAAGTACAAGCCTCATGTCCTCCTGACTCAGGAAAACACTCAAATCAAGGAACTGCAGCGGgagaataaag AATTGTGGCTGTCTCTTGAGGAGCACCAGTACACGCTGGAACTGATCATGGGCCGGTATCGCAAGCAGATGCTCCAGCTGATGATGGCAAAGAAGGAGCTGGACACCAAACCAGTGCTCAGCCTTCACGAAGACCACGCCAAA GAAGTGCAGGGCCAGGTGGAGCGGATATGTGAGATGGGCCAGGTGATGAGAAAAGCTGTGCAGGTGGATGATCAGCGCTACTGCACGGTTCGAGAGAGGCTCGCTCAACTAGAG ATTGAGAACAAGGAGCTCCGAGACCTTCTGGACATCAGCAAGGGGTCTGTGAAGATACTGAGAGAAGAAAACGACCAGCCAGCAAAAGCAGTAACAGCATGGGAACAGTCCCCTCAGCCAGGTTCCAACGAGTGA